The Brassica napus cultivar Da-Ae chromosome C7, Da-Ae, whole genome shotgun sequence genome has a segment encoding these proteins:
- the LOC106439290 gene encoding serine/threonine-protein kinase BRI1-like 2, with protein MTNPPNRVWIQIQISFILLLTHVSLSSSSDQSSIKTDAVSLLSFKAMIQDDPNNILSTWTPRKSPCQFSGVTCLAGRVSEINLSGSGLSGTVSFNAFTSLDALSVLKLSENFFVLNSTSLLLLPLSLTNLELSSSGLIGILPENFFSKYPNLISITLSYNNFTGKLPEDLFLGSKKLQTLDLSYNNITGSISGLTIPLSSCASLSSLDLSGNSISGYVPVSLTNCTNLKSLNLSHNNFDGQIPKSLGELKSLQSLDLSHNRLTGWIPPEIGDACGSLQNLRISYNNVTGVIPDSLSACSWLQTLDLSSNNISGPFPDKILRSFGSLQILLLSNNFISGEFPATLSSCKSLRIVDFSSNRFSGVIPPDLCPGAGSLEELRIPDNLVTGEIPPAISQCSELRTIDLSLNYLNGTIPPEIGDLQKLEQFIAWYNNLAGKIPPEIGKLQNLKDLILNNNQLTGEIPPEFFNCSNVEWVSFTSNRLTGEVPRDFGVLSRLAVLQLGNNNFTGKIPSELGKCTTLVWLDLNTNHLTGEIPPRLGRQPGSKALSGLLSGNTMAFVRNVGNSCKGVGGLVEFSGIRPERLLQIPSLKSCDFTRMYSGPILSLFTRYQTIEYLDLSYNQLRGKIPDEIGEMIALQVLELSHNQLSGEIPFTIGQLKNLGVFDASDNRLQGQIPESFSNLSFLVQIDLSNNELTGPIPQRGQLSTLPASQYADNPGLCGVPLPECKNGNNQLPAGPEEEKRAKHGTTAASWANSIVLGVLISAASVCILIVWAIAVRARKRDAEDAKMLHSLQAVNSATTWKIEKEKEPLSINVATFQRQLRKLKFSQLIEATNGFSAASMIGHGGFGEVFKATLKDGTSVAIKKLIRLSCQGDREFMAEMETLGKIKHRNLVPLLGYCKIGEERLLVYEFMQYGSLEEVLHGPRTGEKRRILSWEERKKIAKGAAKGLCFLHHNCIPHIIHRDMKSSNVLLDHEMEARVSDFGMARLISALDTHLSVSTLAGTPGYVPPEYYQSFRCTSKGDVYSIGVVMLEILSGKRPTDKDEFGDTNLVGWSKMKAREGKHMDVIDEDLLSAKEGSETREGYGGVIVKEMLRYLEIALRCVDDFPSKRPNMLQVVALLRELRGSEDNSHSNSS; from the coding sequence ATGACGAATCCACCAAACAGGGTTTGGATCCAAATCCAAATCTCCTTCATCTTACTCCTTACACATGTCTCTCTATCTTCTTCCTCCGACCAATCTTCTATCAAAACCGATGCAGTGTCTCTCCTCTCCTTCAAAGCAATGATACAAGACGATCCAAACAACATTCTCTCAACTTGGACCCCTAGAAAGTCCCCTTGTCAATTCTCTGGCGTCACTTGTCTCGCCGGAAGAGTCTCCGAGATTAACCTCTCCGGTAGTGGTCTCTCCGGGACCGTTTCTTTCAACGCTTTCACCTCTCTTGATGCTCTCTCTGTTCTTAAACTCTCTGAGAACTTCTTCGTTCTAAACTCaacctctcttcttctccttcccttGAGCTTAACCAACCTCGAACTCTCCTCCTCCGGTTTAATCGGAATCCTCCCTGAAAACTTCTTCTCCAAATACCCAAACCTTATCTCCATCACTCTCTCTTACAACAACTTCACCGGGAAGTTACCAGAAGATCTTTTCTTAGGAAGCAAGAAACTCCAAACCCTTGATCTTTCTTACAACAACATAACCGGTTCAATCTCCGGTTTAACAATCCCTCTCTCCTCTTGCGCCTCCTTGTCGTCTCTCGACTTATCCGGTAACAGTATCTCCGGCTACGTCCCTGTCTCGCTTACCAACTGCACCAACCTCAAAAGCTTGAACCTTTCTCACAACAACTTCGACGGGCAGATTCCAAAGTCCCTCGGCGAGCTAAAAAGCTTACAAAGTTTGGATCTTTCCCATAACCGACTCACCGGTTGGATCCCGCCGGAGATCGGAGACGCTTGCGGGTCGTTACAAAACCTCAGGATTTCTTACAACAACGTCACCGGTGTGATCCCTGATTCCTTGTCTGCATGTTCTTGGCTACAGACTCTTGACCTCTCCAGCAACAACATCTCCGGTCCATTCCCGGACAAGATCCTCCGGAGCTTCGGATCTCTTCAAATCTTGCTTCTCAGCAACAACTTCATATCCGGCGAGTTTCCGGCAACACTCTCTTCTTGTAAGAGCCTCAGAATCGTTGACTTCAGTTCGAACCGATTCTCCGGCGTGATTCCGCCGGACTTATGTCCCGGAGCAGGTTCGTTAGAGGAGCTAAGAATCCCGGATAACCTCGTCACCGGAGAGATTCCTCCGGCGATATCTCAGTGCTCGGAGCTTCGGACGATTGATCTCAGTCTCAACTATCTCAACGGAACAATCCCGCCGGAGATCGGAGACCTCCAGAAGCTCGAGCAGTTCATCGCATGGTACAACAACCTCGCCGGAAAAATCCCGCCGGAGATCGGAAAATTACAGAACCTCAAAGATCTCATCCTCAACAACAATCAACTCACCGGAGAGATCCCACCGGAGTTTTTCAACTGCAGCAACGTCGAATGGGTCTCTTTTACAAGCAACCGGTTAACCGGAGAAGTCCCTAGAGACTTCGGGGTCCTTTCCCGGTTAGCTGTTCTTCAGCTCGGAAACAACAACTTCACCGGAAAAATCCCTTCAGAGCTAGGGAAGTGCACAACACTTGTCTGGCTTGATCTCAACACAAACCACTTAACCGGAGAGATCCCTCCCCGGTTAGGTCGTCAACCCGGTTCAAAAGCTCTTTCCGGTTTACTCTCAGGCAACACAATGGCCTTTGTTAGAAACGTTGGGAACTCATGTAAAGGTGTTGGAGGTTTGGTAGAGTTCTCAGGGATTAGACCAGAGAGGCTTCTTCAGATTCCGTCTCTTAAGAGCTGTGACTTCACGAGAATGTATTCAGGTCCGATCTTGAGTCTCTTCACAAGATACCAAACCATTGAGTATCTTGATCTCTCTTATAACCAGCTCCGAGGGAAGATCCCTGATGAGATCGGAGAGATGATCGCTCTTCAAGTCCTTGAGCTTTCTCATAACCAACTCTCCGGCGAGATTCCTTTCACGATTGGTCAGCTCAAGAACCTCGGCGTGTTCGATGCCTCGGATAATCGCTTGCAGGGTCAAATCCCTGAATCTTTCTCGAATTTGTCTTTCTTGGTGCAGATTGACTTGTCTAACAACGAGTTAACCGGTCCGATCCCACAGAGAGGGCAGCTTAGCACGCTTCCGGCGAGCCAGTACGCGGATAATCCGGGACTATGCGGTGTTCCTTTACCGGAATGTAAAAACGGGAACAATCAGCTCCCCGCGGGACCGGAGGAAGAGAAACGTGCGAAGCACGGAACAACGGCGGCTTCTTGGGCGAACAGCATTGTTCTTGGAGTGTTGATTTCCGCTGCGTCGGTTTGTATTCTGATAGTTTGGGCTATCGCGGTTCGTGCGAGGAAGCGAGACGCGGAAGATGCGAAGATGCTTCACAGTTTGCAAGCCGTAAACTCGGCCACAACTTGGAAGATTGAGAAGGAGAAAGAGCCGTTGAGTATTAACGTCGCTACGTTTCAAAGACAGCTGAGGAAGCTTAAGTTTTCGCAGCTTATCGAGGCGACTAACGGCTTCTCGGCCGCGAGCATGATCGGACACGGCGGGTTTGGTGAGGTTTTCAAGGCCACGCTTAAAGATGGAACTTCCGTGGCAATCAAGAAACTGATTAGGTTAAGTTGTCAAGGAGATAGAGAGTTTATGGCGGAGATGGAAACCCTGGGGAAGATCAAACACCGAAACCTCGTACCGCTCTTGGGATACTGTAAGATCGGTGAAGAGAGACTGCTCGTGTACGAGTTTATGCAATACGGTAGCCTCGAGGAGGTGCTTCACGGGCCAAGAACGGGCGAAAAGAGAAGGATCTTGAGTTGGGAAGAGCGTAAAAAGATTGCGAAAGGAGCAGCCAAGGGACTATGCTTTTTGCATCATAATTGTATACCTCATATAATCCACCGTGATATGAAATCAAGCAACGTGCTTCTCGACCACGAGATGGAAGCTagggtttcagattttggaATGGCGAGGCTGATCAGCGCCTTAGACACGCATTTGAGTGTGAGTACCTTGGCAGGCACGCCAGGTTACGTGCCACCGGAGTATTACCAGAGTTTTAGATGCACTTCTAAAGGTGATGTGTACTCAATAGGAGTAGTGATGCTTGAGATATTGAGCGGGAAAAGACCGACCGATAAAGATGAGTTTGGTGATACGAATTTGGTCGGTTGGTCGAAGATGAAGGCGAGAGAAGGGAAGCATATGGATGTGATTGATGAAGACCTTCTGAGTGCTAAAGAAGGTTCGGAGACTCGAGAAGGTTATGGAGGAGTGattgtgaaagaaatgttgaGGTATTTGGAGATAGCTTTACGGTGCGTTGATGATTTTCCGTCAAAGCGGCCTAATATGTTACAAGTGGTTGCTCTGTTGAGGGAGCTTCGTGGGAGTGAAGATAACAGTCACAGTAACAGCTCGTAA
- the LOC106380403 gene encoding LOW QUALITY PROTEIN: tetraspanin-14 (The sequence of the model RefSeq protein was modified relative to this genomic sequence to represent the inferred CDS: deleted 2 bases in 1 codon), translated as MSLVHAPTMRSQIHKSWNLVASIFFPIITLLFSAPLLGHALHLFIMHNNHTYDNAPDYHNYHTRPRVQTLISLSLLAVFLLSNAATFLRPRRLGFPKYFLVIGFIICVAYAGLNDLRYNRLFSPVPKCFKAEYPSGQRKWEQYQMVKIEQSQRCLQRVQLRFVSSYNLRPLDRRVLPCIKTGCCMRPGKCELERVNATLGIIRNREGPPLDTAVIYGRHGGEATIRDYYDMWRNELSVLYYDYMTCQLKIIKSPMLRKWWQLGVFFSSITCLLN; from the exons ATGTCCTTGGTGCATGCTCCAACAATGAGGTCACAAATCCACAAGTCGTGGAATCTAGTCGCCAGCATCTTCTTTCCGATCATCACTCTCCTCTTCTCCGCTCCTCTACTCGGCCACGCCTTGCATCTCTTCATCATGCATAACAACCACACGTACGACAACGCACCTGACTACCACAATTACCACACGAGGCCACGTGTCCAGACCCTAAtcagc ctctctctccttgccgTGTTCCTCCTCAGCAACGCCGCTACGTTTCTTAGGCCACGACGGCTCGGCTTCCCCAAGTACTTTCTAGTTATTGGTTTCATCATCTGCGTGGCTTACGCCGGGTTGAACGATCTGCGGTACAACCGATTGTTTTCTCCAGTACCAAAGTGTTTCAAGGCAGAATATCCTTCCGGACAACGCAAATGGGAACAATATCAAATGGTTAAGATAGAACAAAGTCAACGGTGTTTGCAAAGAGTTCAGTTACGTTTTGTCAGCAGCTA TAACTTACGACCCCTCGATAGAAGGGTGTTACCTTGCATCAA ACTGGATGCTGCATGCGACCGGGAAAATGCGAACTTGAGAGGGTGAACGCAACGTTGGGGATTATAAGAAACCGTGAAGGACCACCGTTGGATACGGCGGTGATATACGGTCGCCACGGTGGTGAGGCAACGATAAGAGATTATTACGATATGTGGAGGAACGAGTTAAGCGTGTTGTACTATGATTATATGACGTGTCAGCTCAAGATTATCAAATCTCCAATGCTGCGTAAATGGTGGCAGCTCGGTGTCTTCTTCTCGTCTATCACATGTCTGCTTAATTAG